A genomic region of Paenibacillus sp. PL2-23 contains the following coding sequences:
- the tnpB gene encoding IS200/IS605 family element RNA-guided endonuclease TnpB produces the protein MLQHKAFKFRIYPSHVQIMQLRKTLGCCRFVFNHLLAKWRHTYQVTGKGLSYNACASQLPDMKREWSWLKEVDSIALQSAVRNLADGYQRHFNKQNYLPRFKSRKHPVQSYTTRYTNGNIAVKENRLQLPKLGWVPYAKSREIEGRILSATVRLAPSGKWFVSLVCEVDIQPLPLTDRILGIDVGIKYLAVPSEGPAMDNPRYTLRYERLLTKWQRILARRKQGGSNWSKAKRKVALIHERIRNSRLDAMHKQTTKWIRENQTICLEDLRIANMMKQRHLAKHIADASWGEMSRQLHYKAKWYGRTIKETPVFAPTSQTCHVCGYKQAEVRDLSVRGWTCVSCQTPHDRDWNAAQNIKAMAQ, from the coding sequence ATGCTCCAGCATAAAGCCTTCAAATTTCGGATCTATCCTAGTCATGTACAAATCATGCAATTGCGCAAAACATTGGGTTGCTGCCGTTTTGTGTTCAACCACCTCCTAGCAAAATGGAGGCATACCTATCAGGTTACAGGCAAAGGTTTGTCTTATAACGCCTGTGCATCTCAGCTTCCTGACATGAAGCGCGAGTGGTCTTGGTTGAAAGAAGTGGACAGCATTGCCTTACAGTCGGCTGTGCGAAACTTGGCTGACGGATATCAGCGCCACTTCAACAAGCAGAATTATCTACCTCGCTTCAAGAGTCGCAAGCATCCCGTACAAAGCTATACGACGCGATATACGAACGGGAACATTGCTGTGAAGGAAAACCGTCTGCAACTTCCCAAGCTAGGCTGGGTACCCTATGCCAAGTCAAGAGAGATCGAAGGCCGGATCCTATCCGCTACCGTACGACTAGCCCCAAGCGGCAAATGGTTTGTATCGTTGGTATGCGAGGTCGACATCCAGCCTCTTCCTTTAACTGACCGCATACTCGGTATTGACGTGGGTATCAAGTATCTTGCCGTGCCTTCGGAAGGTCCTGCAATGGATAATCCAAGATATACGTTGCGATATGAACGGCTGCTCACGAAATGGCAGCGCATCCTTGCAAGAAGGAAACAAGGCGGAAGTAACTGGTCTAAAGCGAAAAGAAAAGTCGCCCTCATCCATGAAAGGATTCGAAATAGCCGATTAGACGCGATGCATAAGCAGACTACGAAATGGATCCGTGAAAACCAAACGATCTGTCTCGAGGACTTACGTATTGCAAACATGATGAAACAACGACACCTCGCCAAACACATAGCAGATGCATCCTGGGGCGAAATGAGCCGTCAACTGCATTACAAAGCCAAGTGGTATGGGCGAACGATCAAGGAAACACCGGTATTTGCGCCAACGAGCCAAACCTGTCACGTCTGTGGGTACAAGCAAGCAGAAGTGAGGGATTTGAGCGTGCGGGGATGGACATGTGTATCTTGCCAAACGCCACATGACCGAGATTGGAATGCGGCACAAAACATAAAGGCCATGGCCCAGTAA
- a CDS encoding DNA polymerase IV: MSSERSILLVDGQSFYASVEKAAHPEFKDMPVAVGDPERRSGIILAACPIAKAHGVTTASRVFEAQAACKDLVIIKPRMQRYITVSLLITEIYEAITPLVEPYSIDEQFLDVTGSANMFGSAEEVARQIQQRVMLSTGVWSRVGIGPTKVLAKTATDNFAKRHPDGIYRLDYSNIEQELWPLPIQKMFMVASRMTRRFLMWGIQTIGDIARMELPDFKRLMRRMMGKQSDIQAEYYWQTARGIDPSPVMPSIRGALQSVSHGKALRASLYTRKADIEVVILELCAEVCRRARRIGIQGRVVSLGLGETDGLHAHTFGRQLTLPYPTNLTRELQAAVLRLFNEHWRGMPVSYITIALTQLVRDDVQYLDLFTDRAKTYDLERAMDGIKDRYGDTAILRASSLLEAGIARERATQIGGHYK; this comes from the coding sequence ATGTCTTCTGAACGCTCCATTCTGCTGGTCGACGGGCAATCCTTCTATGCGTCCGTCGAGAAGGCGGCGCATCCCGAATTCAAGGATATGCCGGTAGCTGTGGGGGATCCGGAGCGTCGCAGCGGTATCATATTGGCAGCATGTCCAATAGCGAAGGCCCATGGCGTGACAACGGCTAGCCGCGTATTTGAAGCGCAAGCGGCATGCAAGGACCTCGTCATTATTAAGCCGCGGATGCAGCGCTATATTACGGTATCGCTTTTAATTACGGAAATTTATGAAGCCATCACCCCTCTCGTGGAGCCCTACAGCATCGATGAGCAGTTTCTGGACGTGACGGGAAGCGCCAATATGTTCGGCTCTGCCGAAGAGGTGGCGCGCCAGATTCAACAGCGAGTCATGCTGTCGACGGGCGTCTGGAGCCGCGTTGGAATAGGCCCCACCAAGGTGCTGGCCAAAACCGCAACGGACAATTTCGCCAAGCGGCATCCCGACGGCATATACCGGCTGGACTACAGCAATATCGAGCAGGAGCTATGGCCGCTGCCTATCCAGAAGATGTTTATGGTGGCCTCCAGGATGACCAGACGGTTCTTGATGTGGGGCATTCAGACAATTGGCGATATCGCCCGGATGGAATTGCCGGATTTCAAGCGATTAATGCGGCGCATGATGGGCAAGCAATCGGACATCCAGGCCGAATATTATTGGCAGACCGCCCGGGGCATCGATCCAAGTCCCGTTATGCCCTCCATTAGAGGGGCGCTCCAATCCGTGAGCCACGGGAAGGCGCTTCGCGCTTCGCTCTACACGAGAAAAGCCGATATTGAGGTTGTCATTCTGGAATTATGCGCGGAGGTTTGCCGCCGCGCCCGCCGTATCGGCATTCAGGGAAGGGTTGTCTCGCTGGGCCTGGGAGAAACAGACGGGCTGCACGCCCATACCTTTGGCCGTCAGCTGACTTTGCCGTATCCGACCAATCTGACGCGTGAGCTGCAAGCAGCGGTTCTGCGCCTGTTTAACGAGCACTGGAGAGGGATGCCAGTGAGCTATATAACGATTGCGCTCACACAGCTCGTCAGAGATGATGTGCAGTATCTGGACCTGTTCACAGATCGCGCCAAGACGTATGACCTGGAGCGCGCAATGGATGGAATTAAGGATCGTTACGGCGATACCGCGATACTGCGAGCATCGTCTCTGCTGGAAGCCGGGATTGCCCGTGAGCGAGCTACGCAGATCGGAGGCCATTACAAATGA
- a CDS encoding DUF2515 domain-containing protein, whose product MTEDNADDRPKGEERSGLGGWFSHLLALPGEALAYATGKWKAMNASHDMLEKAEPLSLPDGSVVKLKEAWLKLEAVSADDADTSAPASGEPEAPAWSPDERMLIERIRKDTAEANRNNVTRTEAYRNVYFHSPELHWALLAHLVSRNGGWNMTDLQGEWLPRLLADHQRRDVFLFLERANSLIFADAYPQLLLYQWSRSLGRSLFHLLPAFGVSRFMTPVWKQFWRERDSALLTTSLIVNEQHFIEGRVVQSPYFDQRVLHTLFFGLQSLLQLNGVFFPYGSEDKEHGGCGELRLAGLILESFRDLEERIEFGKRLYAMLFGVPAVFEGARSFAAAVKHTGSRSDYAPHLFEGVRRGAPKRVYEEKLLGGRLKPGADRIYSPLLPSAWKDHPMDPVEPGDWFQKVDQVARYFRELPLPRSFEITNEYGLMLSKLELAVLASQRGEKPGEGWEAGDGRV is encoded by the coding sequence ATGACAGAAGATAACGCGGATGATCGGCCCAAAGGGGAGGAGCGCTCCGGGCTTGGGGGATGGTTCAGTCATTTGCTGGCGCTGCCCGGCGAGGCGCTGGCCTATGCGACGGGAAAATGGAAGGCGATGAACGCGTCCCATGACATGCTGGAGAAAGCGGAGCCCCTGTCGCTCCCGGACGGGTCCGTTGTGAAGCTGAAGGAGGCTTGGCTGAAGCTTGAGGCAGTCTCCGCTGATGATGCAGACACTTCCGCCCCAGCTTCAGGCGAGCCTGAGGCTCCAGCCTGGTCGCCGGACGAGCGGATGCTGATTGAGCGGATTCGTAAAGATACCGCCGAAGCGAATCGCAACAATGTGACGCGGACGGAAGCGTATCGGAACGTATATTTTCACTCGCCGGAGCTGCACTGGGCATTGCTCGCGCATCTGGTGTCGCGCAACGGCGGCTGGAACATGACGGACCTGCAAGGGGAATGGCTCCCGAGGCTTCTTGCGGATCATCAGCGGCGGGATGTGTTCCTGTTCCTGGAACGGGCCAACAGTCTTATATTTGCAGACGCTTATCCACAGCTGCTGCTTTACCAGTGGAGCCGGAGCCTGGGCCGCAGTCTGTTTCATTTGCTGCCGGCCTTCGGCGTGTCGCGGTTTATGACGCCTGTGTGGAAGCAGTTCTGGAGAGAACGGGATTCCGCCCTGCTGACGACATCCCTGATTGTGAACGAACAGCATTTCATCGAGGGGCGCGTTGTCCAGAGCCCGTATTTCGACCAGCGGGTCCTGCACACACTCTTCTTCGGCCTGCAGTCGCTCCTGCAGCTGAACGGCGTCTTCTTCCCTTATGGGAGCGAGGATAAGGAGCACGGCGGATGCGGAGAGCTGCGTCTGGCCGGTCTGATTCTGGAGAGCTTCCGCGATCTGGAGGAGCGAATTGAATTCGGCAAGCGGCTGTATGCCATGCTGTTCGGCGTGCCGGCGGTATTCGAAGGGGCTAGAAGCTTCGCTGCCGCGGTGAAGCATACCGGCTCGCGCAGCGATTATGCGCCGCATCTGTTCGAGGGCGTTCGTCGTGGAGCGCCGAAGCGCGTCTACGAAGAGAAGCTGCTTGGCGGCCGGCTGAAGCCCGGCGCTGATCGGATCTACAGCCCGCTGCTTCCATCAGCGTGGAAGGATCACCCCATGGACCCGGTCGAGCCTGGGGATTGGTTCCAGAAGGTTGACCAGGTGGCCCGCTATTTCCGCGAGCTGCCGCTTCCCCGAAGCTTTGAGATTACGAATGAATATGGTCTGATGCTCAGCAAGCTGGAGCTTGCAGTTCTTGCCTCTCAGCGGGGCGAGAAGCCCGGAGAGGGATGGGAGGCGGGCGATGGGAGGGTGTGA
- a CDS encoding SOS response-associated peptidase has translation MCGRYTVTVTLEELMLRYMIEETNVPFHRPKYNVAPGQQVLAVISGSNGKNRLGELKWGLVPPWADDPKIGYMMINARSETAAEKPAFKVPLQRKRCILPADGFYEWKAVQGGKQPMRFTLKTRDLFSLAGLYETWVSPSGEKLSTCTVLTTRPNELVAPVHDRMPVILRPQHEAAWLSREQQSVPSLLSMLEPLPPEEMEVYPVSAAVGNVRNDDESLIACQPPAEQLGLW, from the coding sequence ATGTGCGGACGATATACGGTGACCGTGACGCTGGAGGAATTGATGCTGCGATACATGATCGAGGAGACGAATGTGCCCTTTCATCGCCCCAAATATAACGTCGCCCCCGGCCAGCAGGTGCTGGCTGTCATAAGCGGCAGCAACGGAAAAAACCGTCTGGGAGAGCTCAAGTGGGGGCTTGTGCCGCCGTGGGCTGACGATCCCAAGATCGGCTATATGATGATTAACGCCAGATCCGAGACGGCAGCCGAGAAGCCTGCGTTCAAGGTCCCTCTCCAGCGGAAGAGATGTATCCTCCCGGCAGATGGCTTCTATGAATGGAAAGCCGTTCAGGGAGGGAAGCAGCCGATGCGCTTTACGCTCAAGACGAGAGACCTCTTCAGCTTGGCAGGCCTGTACGAAACGTGGGTATCGCCCAGCGGCGAGAAGCTCAGCACATGCACCGTGCTGACGACGAGGCCGAATGAGCTTGTCGCCCCGGTTCATGACCGAATGCCCGTTATATTGAGACCCCAGCATGAAGCCGCATGGCTCAGCCGAGAGCAGCAGAGCGTTCCATCCCTTCTGTCGATGCTGGAGCCGCTGCCCCCTGAGGAGATGGAGGTCTATCCGGTCAGCGCCGCCGTGGGCAACGTGCGCAATGACGACGAATCGCTGATTGCCTGCCAGCCGCCCGCTGAACAGCTTGGTCTGTGGTAG
- a CDS encoding stage VI sporulation protein F, with amino-acid sequence MGYQNYGIKPQLVERVKTKLKNPNVKDKIRQLLSHVTKFDLQDRAKVRKLVKSAAVILHEKLSDVQEEQIVNFVLAQKIDPNNTFHLLKLWGMFR; translated from the coding sequence ATGGGCTACCAGAACTACGGCATCAAGCCGCAGCTGGTCGAACGCGTCAAGACGAAGCTGAAAAATCCCAATGTCAAGGATAAGATTCGTCAGCTGCTCTCTCATGTAACGAAATTTGATCTGCAGGATCGTGCCAAGGTTCGAAAGCTGGTGAAATCCGCCGCTGTCATATTGCATGAGAAGCTGTCGGACGTGCAAGAGGAGCAGATCGTCAATTTCGTATTGGCTCAAAAGATTGACCCCAACAATACCTTCCATCTGTTGAAGCTATGGGGCATGTTTCGCTGA
- the recG gene encoding ATP-dependent DNA helicase RecG, with protein MLKLDQIPVRQLKGVSALKEGELHAFGVRSIADLLGYFPFRYEDYRLRELSEVKNGEKATVLGIVRGAPLLQRYGRNKSRLTCKVEVGGLLVTAVWFNRPYLQEQLTLSREIMLTGKWEQHRLWMTVSESEFPDTAKNSKSGSLQPVYHVGGNITQQWIRKMIATALEQYGAMIEEVLPYELVEEHRLMTRAEAFRLLHMPGDFRKGQEARRRMVYEELFLFQLKLQAYRSLNRVRNDGIAFRIESETIRSFAATLPFELTDAQKKVVNEILTDMRRGWSMNRLVQGDVGSGKTVVAAIALYGAVKAGHQGALMVPTEILAEQHAKSLERLYEGTGLQVGLLTGSLTERKRRDVLAGLQMGLIDVIVGTHALIQDDVYFRSLGLVVTDEQHRFGVNQRSVLRRKGPNPDVLTMTATPIPRTLAITAFGDMDVSSIKELPKGRKPIKTYWVKHDAMERVLGFIRKEAAAGRQAYVICPLIEESDKLDVQNAIDQYVQLQQACPDLHVGLLHGRLTASEKEAVMSQFGANESQVLVATTVVEVGVDVPNATLMIIMDAERFGLSQLHQLRGRVGRGEHQSHCILVADPKSENGRERMKVMTETNDGFEVARRDLELRGPGDFFGTKQSGLPEFRVADMVADYDTLELAREDAGRLADKEDFWTNPSFSKLWAMLRDDPLFQGEQLD; from the coding sequence ATGTTGAAGCTGGATCAAATACCGGTTAGACAGCTCAAAGGCGTGAGCGCTCTCAAGGAGGGAGAGCTTCACGCCTTTGGCGTGCGCTCTATCGCTGACCTTCTGGGCTACTTCCCGTTTCGCTACGAGGATTATCGTCTGCGTGAGCTGTCCGAGGTGAAGAACGGAGAGAAGGCGACGGTGCTGGGCATCGTGCGCGGGGCGCCGCTTCTGCAGCGCTACGGCCGCAATAAGTCGCGTCTGACCTGCAAAGTCGAGGTTGGAGGATTGCTGGTGACGGCGGTCTGGTTCAATCGGCCTTATCTTCAGGAGCAATTGACGCTGTCAAGGGAAATTATGCTGACGGGCAAGTGGGAGCAGCATCGCCTGTGGATGACGGTATCAGAGTCGGAGTTCCCTGATACGGCGAAGAATAGCAAGTCGGGCTCGCTGCAGCCCGTCTATCATGTGGGCGGCAACATTACCCAGCAATGGATTCGCAAAATGATAGCGACGGCGCTCGAGCAGTACGGAGCGATGATCGAAGAGGTGCTGCCCTACGAGCTCGTGGAGGAGCATCGGCTAATGACAAGGGCGGAGGCTTTCCGTCTGCTGCATATGCCCGGCGATTTCCGCAAAGGCCAGGAAGCGCGCAGAAGAATGGTATACGAGGAGCTGTTTCTCTTCCAGCTGAAGCTGCAGGCGTACCGTTCGCTTAATCGCGTGCGCAATGACGGCATCGCCTTCCGCATTGAAAGCGAGACGATTCGCAGCTTCGCGGCGACGCTGCCATTCGAGCTGACCGACGCGCAGAAGAAGGTCGTGAACGAAATATTGACGGATATGCGCCGAGGCTGGAGCATGAACCGTCTGGTTCAAGGCGATGTCGGCTCGGGTAAAACGGTAGTGGCCGCAATCGCGCTCTATGGCGCGGTGAAGGCCGGTCATCAAGGCGCTCTTATGGTGCCGACAGAAATATTGGCGGAGCAGCACGCCAAGTCGCTGGAGCGACTGTATGAGGGCACGGGGCTGCAGGTTGGCTTGCTGACGGGCAGCCTGACGGAGCGCAAGCGAAGGGATGTGCTGGCGGGTCTTCAGATGGGACTGATCGATGTCATTGTCGGCACGCACGCGCTTATTCAGGACGATGTATATTTCCGCAGCCTTGGGCTTGTTGTGACGGACGAGCAGCACCGGTTCGGCGTAAACCAGCGCAGCGTGCTGCGGCGCAAAGGCCCCAATCCTGACGTCCTGACCATGACGGCAACTCCGATTCCTCGTACGCTGGCCATCACGGCATTCGGCGATATGGATGTCTCTTCGATCAAGGAGTTGCCGAAGGGACGCAAGCCGATCAAGACGTATTGGGTGAAGCATGACGCGATGGAGCGCGTGCTGGGTTTCATACGCAAGGAGGCTGCCGCTGGGCGGCAAGCCTATGTCATCTGTCCCCTCATTGAGGAGTCGGACAAGCTGGACGTGCAGAACGCGATTGACCAGTATGTGCAGCTGCAGCAGGCTTGCCCTGACCTGCACGTCGGCTTGCTGCACGGCCGGCTGACGGCTTCCGAGAAGGAGGCGGTGATGTCTCAATTCGGGGCGAACGAATCTCAGGTGCTTGTGGCCACAACGGTTGTCGAGGTTGGGGTAGACGTGCCTAACGCGACGCTTATGATTATTATGGACGCGGAGCGCTTCGGCCTGTCGCAGCTGCATCAGCTGCGCGGGCGTGTAGGACGCGGGGAGCACCAATCTCATTGCATTCTCGTGGCCGATCCCAAATCGGAGAATGGACGCGAGCGGATGAAGGTCATGACCGAGACGAACGACGGCTTCGAGGTGGCGCGCCGCGATCTGGAGCTTCGCGGTCCAGGCGACTTCTTCGGCACGAAGCAAAGCGGCCTGCCCGAGTTCCGCGTAGCGGACATGGTTGCGGATTACGACACCCTGGAGCTGGCCCGCGAAGATGCGGGGCGTCTGGCGGACAAGGAGGATTTCTGGACGAATCCTTCCTTCTCGAAGCTGTGGGCTATGCTGCGGGATGATCCCTTATTTCAAGGGGAACAGCTCGATTAA
- a CDS encoding DegV family protein, which yields MGKVRIVTDSTSDIPAPVRAQLGIEMVPLKVLFGEETYLDSITISTEQFYERLQASPVLPTTSQPSPLEFAEVYERLLDEDPDSPIISIHLASVLSGTHQSAVIAESMLERPADISIVDSKSASYGIGLMVVRAAEMAQAGKSKEQILNEIQRIQNDMELYFLVDTLEYLHKGGRIGRASALIGSILNIKPILSLDKDGGVYSVDKVRGTKKAMGRIAEMLKTSFGDAPVGLIVAGSDNREAAEELGDRVKSELNVKEVSYTTVGSVIGVHTGPGVSAVFLYRM from the coding sequence ATGGGCAAGGTACGTATTGTGACAGACAGCACTTCCGACATTCCTGCACCTGTTCGGGCGCAGCTCGGCATCGAGATGGTGCCGCTCAAGGTGCTGTTCGGTGAAGAAACTTATTTGGACTCCATTACGATCAGCACGGAGCAATTCTATGAACGGCTGCAAGCATCGCCGGTTCTGCCTACGACGTCGCAGCCGTCGCCGCTTGAATTTGCCGAGGTGTACGAGCGTCTGCTGGACGAGGACCCGGATTCGCCGATTATATCGATTCATCTGGCTTCTGTCTTAAGCGGCACACATCAGTCAGCGGTCATCGCGGAATCCATGCTGGAGCGTCCCGCGGATATTTCGATCGTGGATTCCAAATCGGCTTCCTATGGCATCGGCTTAATGGTGGTCCGCGCGGCCGAGATGGCGCAGGCCGGGAAGTCGAAGGAGCAGATTCTGAATGAGATTCAGCGCATTCAGAATGATATGGAGCTATATTTTCTGGTTGATACGCTGGAATACCTGCACAAGGGCGGGAGAATCGGGCGAGCATCGGCTCTTATCGGCTCCATTCTCAATATTAAGCCGATTCTGTCTCTGGACAAGGACGGCGGCGTCTATTCCGTAGACAAGGTTCGCGGAACGAAGAAGGCGATGGGCCGCATCGCGGAGATGCTGAAGACTTCGTTCGGCGACGCTCCCGTAGGTCTTATTGTGGCGGGTTCGGATAATAGGGAAGCGGCTGAGGAGCTCGGCGATCGGGTGAAGAGCGAGCTCAACGTCAAGGAAGTCAGCTACACAACAGTAGGCTCTGTTATTGGCGTACATACGGGTCCTGGCGTCTCCGCCGTCTTCCTGTATAGGATGTGA
- a CDS encoding DAK2 domain-containing protein → MALLGAELLQHNAERVNALNVFPVPDGDTGTNMNLTMSSGIRELRSKPSEHIGKSAEALSKGLLMGARGNSGVILSQLFRGFSKSLSTFSEASPVDLAAALQNGVDMAYKAVVKPVEGTILTVAREAAKHAVQYARRAADVADLMAEVHRKADEALQRTPDQLPVLKQVGVVDSGGQGLVLIYEGFVRSLSEGESNGGYQELYLQPSEAAMPDEVAVPSAPRVAERRMEPSSAQARLNTEDIEFLYDMEFFINRKLAGSTAVFFDESAYKRILERDGDSILVIAEDNIIKVHVHSRKPGDVLNASLPYGELTDIHILNMREQHRDIVEHDEHSAVGQADLAAAELLAGQALSGIAPGQVFEQAPYGIIAVAMGEGIAEMFLGSDVDTVLSGGQTMNPSTEDFLKAIEGLSAEHIFLLPNNSNIILAAEQAAELSERNITVIPTRTIPQGLAAVLAFKEDETPERNAEWMKTAAGHVVSGQVTKAVRDTSIDGVSITEGDYIGIKEKAIVISHADLLEACQGLIASMMEKGGDLLTVLTGMDSEPELTAAVCDWAETAFPELEIEVQPGGQPLYPYLFAVE, encoded by the coding sequence ATGGCGTTGCTGGGAGCGGAGCTATTGCAGCACAATGCGGAACGCGTCAACGCACTTAACGTGTTCCCGGTGCCGGACGGCGATACAGGCACAAATATGAATTTAACGATGAGCTCCGGCATAAGGGAGCTGCGAAGCAAGCCCTCGGAGCATATTGGCAAATCAGCCGAAGCGCTGTCGAAGGGTCTGCTTATGGGTGCCAGAGGCAATTCCGGCGTTATTCTGTCGCAATTATTCCGCGGTTTCTCGAAATCGCTTTCCACGTTTTCCGAGGCGTCCCCTGTCGATTTGGCGGCTGCGCTTCAGAATGGCGTTGATATGGCATACAAGGCGGTCGTCAAGCCGGTAGAGGGCACGATTCTGACGGTTGCCAGGGAAGCGGCCAAGCATGCCGTGCAATATGCCCGGCGCGCGGCCGACGTAGCCGATCTGATGGCGGAGGTGCACCGGAAAGCGGACGAAGCGCTTCAGCGGACGCCTGATCAGCTGCCGGTTCTGAAGCAGGTCGGCGTCGTGGATTCCGGCGGCCAGGGCCTTGTGTTGATCTACGAAGGCTTTGTGCGCAGCCTGTCTGAGGGGGAGTCGAATGGCGGCTACCAAGAGCTGTATCTTCAGCCTTCAGAGGCGGCTATGCCGGATGAGGTAGCGGTTCCATCCGCACCGCGAGTGGCTGAGCGCCGCATGGAGCCAAGCTCCGCGCAAGCCCGTCTGAATACGGAGGATATTGAGTTCCTGTACGACATGGAATTTTTTATTAATCGCAAGCTTGCTGGCTCCACTGCAGTGTTTTTTGATGAATCCGCTTACAAACGTATATTGGAGAGGGATGGCGATTCCATTCTCGTTATTGCCGAGGATAACATCATCAAGGTTCACGTTCATTCCCGCAAGCCGGGCGACGTGCTCAACGCCTCGCTGCCTTACGGGGAGCTGACGGATATTCATATCCTGAATATGCGAGAGCAGCACCGCGATATTGTCGAGCATGACGAGCATTCGGCTGTCGGTCAAGCGGATCTCGCGGCAGCGGAGCTGCTGGCGGGCCAAGCGCTCAGCGGCATAGCTCCGGGCCAAGTATTCGAGCAGGCTCCATATGGCATTATTGCCGTCGCGATGGGCGAGGGCATAGCGGAGATGTTCCTTGGAAGCGACGTCGATACGGTGTTGTCCGGCGGCCAGACGATGAATCCCAGCACGGAGGACTTCCTGAAGGCGATTGAAGGTCTGTCGGCGGAGCATATCTTCCTGCTGCCAAACAACAGCAACATTATTCTTGCGGCAGAGCAGGCCGCCGAGCTTAGCGAGCGCAATATTACCGTTATTCCGACTCGCACGATTCCGCAAGGCCTTGCGGCAGTGCTTGCGTTCAAGGAGGATGAGACTCCGGAGCGCAACGCGGAGTGGATGAAGACCGCGGCGGGTCATGTCGTATCGGGACAAGTCACGAAGGCTGTTCGCGACACGTCCATCGACGGCGTCAGCATCACGGAGGGCGATTATATCGGCATCAAGGAGAAAGCGATTGTCATATCGCACGCGGATCTGCTGGAAGCCTGTCAAGGGCTCATTGCCAGTATGATGGAGAAGGGCGGCGATCTGCTCACCGTGCTGACGGGCATGGATTCCGAACCGGAGCTAACGGCCGCGGTATGCGATTGGGCCGAGACAGCTTTCCCGGAGCTGGAGATCGAAGTGCAGCCGGGCGGCCAGCCGCTTTACCCCTATTTGTTCGCGGTTGAATAG
- a CDS encoding Asp23/Gls24 family envelope stress response protein produces MSLQLNTELGAIHVTDHCIAVLAGSAAMDCYGLVGMASRKGLKDGIAELLGRENMSRGVEVRREHDQLHIDLHIIVSYGTKISEVAHNIQSKVKYVLNNVIGLQVDEVHIFVQDVRVSR; encoded by the coding sequence ATGTCTCTGCAGCTTAATACCGAACTAGGCGCCATACATGTAACCGACCATTGCATCGCCGTATTGGCGGGCTCTGCGGCTATGGATTGTTATGGACTCGTCGGCATGGCTTCGCGCAAAGGCTTGAAGGATGGCATTGCGGAGCTGCTCGGAAGAGAGAATATGTCCCGCGGCGTCGAGGTGCGCCGGGAGCATGATCAGCTTCATATCGACCTCCACATCATTGTAAGCTACGGAACCAAAATTTCCGAGGTGGCGCACAACATTCAATCAAAAGTAAAATATGTGCTGAACAACGTCATCGGCTTGCAGGTGGATGAAGTCCATATATTTGTACAAGACGTAAGGGTATCCAGGTAG
- the rpmB gene encoding 50S ribosomal protein L28, producing the protein MSRKCYLTGKSPRQGNNVSHANNKTRRSWGVNVQKVRIMVDGKPKRVYVSARALKSGKVTRV; encoded by the coding sequence ATGTCCCGCAAATGTTATCTGACTGGCAAATCGCCGCGTCAAGGCAACAACGTTTCCCACGCCAACAACAAAACTCGTCGTTCTTGGGGCGTTAACGTGCAGAAGGTTCGCATTATGGTCGACGGCAAACCGAAACGCGTATACGTAAGCGCGCGCGCTCTGAAATCCGGTAAAGTGACCCGCGTATAA
- the spoVM gene encoding stage V sporulation protein SpoVM gives MKFYTIKLPKFLGGFVKAILNTFQKS, from the coding sequence ATGAAATTTTATACGATCAAACTGCCGAAATTTCTGGGCGGGTTTGTCAAAGCGATTTTGAATACGTTCCAAAAAAGTTAA